From the Manis javanica isolate MJ-LG chromosome 11, MJ_LKY, whole genome shotgun sequence genome, one window contains:
- the LOC108395368 gene encoding mas-related G-protein coupled receptor member F isoform X1: protein MASAHSPSFPTAQWGGWVLACGPRAGEPGSSARPGDTTPRAVTPPRPHHLRSWLSAAAPLPAVAATEAPCRLPPASPASAGPLVLRTRESAVCAHWAALPPRGPHDCPSASPLRRGVQAGEPSKARRIRTCGPGDGRELLLGHPPHHQEQVSGPENNPSRPASRQRNACLEELAVCVMLMCPGASEAPELYSRGFLTTEETTTLPPPVLTNYIFLLLCLCGLVGNGLVLWFFGFSIKRSPFSIYFLHLASADVGYLSNKAVFSVLNTGGFLGPFANYVRAVCRFLGLLTFVTSVSLLPAVSSERCLSVIFPTWYWHRRPKRLSAVVCTLLWTLSLLVTGIHNYFCVFLGRQASRLACRHMDTFLGILLFLVFCPLMVLPCLALVLHVECRARRRQRSAKLNHVILAMVSVFLVSSIYLGIDWFLFWVFQIPAPFPEYVTDLCICINSGAKPVIYFLAGRDKSQRLWEPLRVVFQRALRDGAELGEPGGGTPNTVTMEMQRPSGNAS from the exons ATGGCCTCTGCTCACAGCCCCAGTTTCCCCACTGCACAGTGGGGGGGATGGGTGCTTGCCTGTGGGCCCAGGGCAGGCGAACCAGGGAGCTCTGCCCGGCCAGGTGACACCACCCCCAGGGCTGTCACCCCTCCCAGGCCTCACCACCTGCGATCCTGGCTGAGTGCAGCAGCCCCTCTTCCAGCTGTGGCCGCCACAGAGGCCCCCTGCCGGCTCCCTCCGGCATCCCCCGCCTCCGCAGGCCCTCTTGTCTTGAGGACACGTGAATCTGCAGTGTGTGCGCACTGGGCAG ccctgcctccgAGGGGGCCACACGACTGCCCGTCAGCCTCTCCTCTAAG GCGAGGTGTGCAGGCTGGTGAGCCGAGCAAGGCCCGAAGAATCAGGACCTGCGGGCCCGGAGATGGCCGGGAACTGCTCCTGGGacacccaccccaccaccaggAACAAG TGTCAGGACCAGAGAACAATCCTTCAAGACCAGCTTCCCGCCAGCGGAATGCCTGCCTCGAGGAACTCGCCGTTTGTGTCATGTTG ATGTGTCCCGGCGCCAGCGAGGCCCCGGAGCTCTACAGCCGTGGCTTCCTGACCACCGAGGAGACCACCACGCTGCCGCCGCCCGTGCTCACCAACTAcatcttcctgctcctctgcctgTGCGGCCTGGTGGGCAACGGGCTGGTCCTCTGGTTTTTCGGTTTCTCCATCAAGAGGAGTCCCTTCTCCATCTACTTTCTGCACCTGGCCAGCGCCGATGTCGGCTACCTCTCCAACAAGGCCGTGTTCTCCGTCCTGAACACAGGGGGCTTCCTGGGCCCATTTGCCAACTATGTCCGCGCCGTGTGCAGGTTCCTGGGGCTCCTCACGTTTGTCACCAGCGTGAGTCTCCTGCCGGCCGTCAGCTCGGAGCGCTGCCTGTCGGTCATCTTCCCCACCTGGTACTGGCACCGCCGGCCCAAACGCCTGTCGGCCGTGGTGTGCACCCTGctctggaccctgtcgctcctgGTCACCGGCATCCACAACTACTTTTGTGTGTTCCTGGGCCGCCAGGCCTCCCGGCTGGCCTGCAGGCACATGGACACCTTCCTGGGCATCCTGCTTTTCCTGGTCTTCTGCCCGCTCATGGTGCTGCCCTGCCTGGCACTCGTCCTGCACGTGGAATGCCGGGCCCGGCGGCGCCAGCGCTCCGCCAAGCTCAACCACGTCATCCTGGCCATGGTCTCGGTCTTCCTGGTGTCTTCCATCTACTTAGGCATTGACTGGTTCCTCTTCTGGGTCTTCCAGATCCCGGCCCCCTTCCCCGAGTACGTCACCGACCTGTGCATCTGTATCAACAGCGGCGCCAAGCCCGTCATCTACTTCCTGGCCGGGAGGGACAAGTCGCAGCGGCTCTGGGAGCCCCTCAGGGTGGTCTTCCAGCGGGCCCTGCGAGACGGCGCCGAGCTGGGAGAGCCCGGGGGCGGCACCCCCAACACGGTCACCATGGAGATGCAGCGCCCCTCCGGAAATGCCTCCTGA
- the LOC108395368 gene encoding mas-related G-protein coupled receptor member F isoform X5: MAGNCSWDTHPTTRNKSLPKPGRHPPVPACRFPLAWARTAGPSLCYAVSGPENNPSRPASRQRNACLEELAVCVMLMCPGASEAPELYSRGFLTTEETTTLPPPVLTNYIFLLLCLCGLVGNGLVLWFFGFSIKRSPFSIYFLHLASADVGYLSNKAVFSVLNTGGFLGPFANYVRAVCRFLGLLTFVTSVSLLPAVSSERCLSVIFPTWYWHRRPKRLSAVVCTLLWTLSLLVTGIHNYFCVFLGRQASRLACRHMDTFLGILLFLVFCPLMVLPCLALVLHVECRARRRQRSAKLNHVILAMVSVFLVSSIYLGIDWFLFWVFQIPAPFPEYVTDLCICINSGAKPVIYFLAGRDKSQRLWEPLRVVFQRALRDGAELGEPGGGTPNTVTMEMQRPSGNAS, translated from the exons ATGGCCGGGAACTGCTCCTGGGacacccaccccaccaccaggAACAAG AGCCTCCCAAAGCCTGGCCGGCACCCTCCGGTGCCTGCTTGCAGATTCCCCTTGGCCTGGGCCAGGACAGCAGGTCCCTCCCTCTGCTACGCAGTGTCAGGACCAGAGAACAATCCTTCAAGACCAGCTTCCCGCCAGCGGAATGCCTGCCTCGAGGAACTCGCCGTTTGTGTCATGTTG ATGTGTCCCGGCGCCAGCGAGGCCCCGGAGCTCTACAGCCGTGGCTTCCTGACCACCGAGGAGACCACCACGCTGCCGCCGCCCGTGCTCACCAACTAcatcttcctgctcctctgcctgTGCGGCCTGGTGGGCAACGGGCTGGTCCTCTGGTTTTTCGGTTTCTCCATCAAGAGGAGTCCCTTCTCCATCTACTTTCTGCACCTGGCCAGCGCCGATGTCGGCTACCTCTCCAACAAGGCCGTGTTCTCCGTCCTGAACACAGGGGGCTTCCTGGGCCCATTTGCCAACTATGTCCGCGCCGTGTGCAGGTTCCTGGGGCTCCTCACGTTTGTCACCAGCGTGAGTCTCCTGCCGGCCGTCAGCTCGGAGCGCTGCCTGTCGGTCATCTTCCCCACCTGGTACTGGCACCGCCGGCCCAAACGCCTGTCGGCCGTGGTGTGCACCCTGctctggaccctgtcgctcctgGTCACCGGCATCCACAACTACTTTTGTGTGTTCCTGGGCCGCCAGGCCTCCCGGCTGGCCTGCAGGCACATGGACACCTTCCTGGGCATCCTGCTTTTCCTGGTCTTCTGCCCGCTCATGGTGCTGCCCTGCCTGGCACTCGTCCTGCACGTGGAATGCCGGGCCCGGCGGCGCCAGCGCTCCGCCAAGCTCAACCACGTCATCCTGGCCATGGTCTCGGTCTTCCTGGTGTCTTCCATCTACTTAGGCATTGACTGGTTCCTCTTCTGGGTCTTCCAGATCCCGGCCCCCTTCCCCGAGTACGTCACCGACCTGTGCATCTGTATCAACAGCGGCGCCAAGCCCGTCATCTACTTCCTGGCCGGGAGGGACAAGTCGCAGCGGCTCTGGGAGCCCCTCAGGGTGGTCTTCCAGCGGGCCCTGCGAGACGGCGCCGAGCTGGGAGAGCCCGGGGGCGGCACCCCCAACACGGTCACCATGGAGATGCAGCGCCCCTCCGGAAATGCCTCCTGA
- the LOC108395368 gene encoding mas-related G-protein coupled receptor member F isoform X2 yields the protein MGRTWQAPVSADRPHHLRSWLSAAAPLPAVAATEAPCRLPPASPASAGPLVLRTRESAVCAHWAALPPRGPHDCPSASPLRRGVQAGEPSKARRIRTCGPGDGRELLLGHPPHHQEQVSGPENNPSRPASRQRNACLEELAVCVMLMCPGASEAPELYSRGFLTTEETTTLPPPVLTNYIFLLLCLCGLVGNGLVLWFFGFSIKRSPFSIYFLHLASADVGYLSNKAVFSVLNTGGFLGPFANYVRAVCRFLGLLTFVTSVSLLPAVSSERCLSVIFPTWYWHRRPKRLSAVVCTLLWTLSLLVTGIHNYFCVFLGRQASRLACRHMDTFLGILLFLVFCPLMVLPCLALVLHVECRARRRQRSAKLNHVILAMVSVFLVSSIYLGIDWFLFWVFQIPAPFPEYVTDLCICINSGAKPVIYFLAGRDKSQRLWEPLRVVFQRALRDGAELGEPGGGTPNTVTMEMQRPSGNAS from the exons ATGGGGAGAACCTGGCAGGCCCCAGTGTCTGCGGACAG GCCTCACCACCTGCGATCCTGGCTGAGTGCAGCAGCCCCTCTTCCAGCTGTGGCCGCCACAGAGGCCCCCTGCCGGCTCCCTCCGGCATCCCCCGCCTCCGCAGGCCCTCTTGTCTTGAGGACACGTGAATCTGCAGTGTGTGCGCACTGGGCAG ccctgcctccgAGGGGGCCACACGACTGCCCGTCAGCCTCTCCTCTAAG GCGAGGTGTGCAGGCTGGTGAGCCGAGCAAGGCCCGAAGAATCAGGACCTGCGGGCCCGGAGATGGCCGGGAACTGCTCCTGGGacacccaccccaccaccaggAACAAG TGTCAGGACCAGAGAACAATCCTTCAAGACCAGCTTCCCGCCAGCGGAATGCCTGCCTCGAGGAACTCGCCGTTTGTGTCATGTTG ATGTGTCCCGGCGCCAGCGAGGCCCCGGAGCTCTACAGCCGTGGCTTCCTGACCACCGAGGAGACCACCACGCTGCCGCCGCCCGTGCTCACCAACTAcatcttcctgctcctctgcctgTGCGGCCTGGTGGGCAACGGGCTGGTCCTCTGGTTTTTCGGTTTCTCCATCAAGAGGAGTCCCTTCTCCATCTACTTTCTGCACCTGGCCAGCGCCGATGTCGGCTACCTCTCCAACAAGGCCGTGTTCTCCGTCCTGAACACAGGGGGCTTCCTGGGCCCATTTGCCAACTATGTCCGCGCCGTGTGCAGGTTCCTGGGGCTCCTCACGTTTGTCACCAGCGTGAGTCTCCTGCCGGCCGTCAGCTCGGAGCGCTGCCTGTCGGTCATCTTCCCCACCTGGTACTGGCACCGCCGGCCCAAACGCCTGTCGGCCGTGGTGTGCACCCTGctctggaccctgtcgctcctgGTCACCGGCATCCACAACTACTTTTGTGTGTTCCTGGGCCGCCAGGCCTCCCGGCTGGCCTGCAGGCACATGGACACCTTCCTGGGCATCCTGCTTTTCCTGGTCTTCTGCCCGCTCATGGTGCTGCCCTGCCTGGCACTCGTCCTGCACGTGGAATGCCGGGCCCGGCGGCGCCAGCGCTCCGCCAAGCTCAACCACGTCATCCTGGCCATGGTCTCGGTCTTCCTGGTGTCTTCCATCTACTTAGGCATTGACTGGTTCCTCTTCTGGGTCTTCCAGATCCCGGCCCCCTTCCCCGAGTACGTCACCGACCTGTGCATCTGTATCAACAGCGGCGCCAAGCCCGTCATCTACTTCCTGGCCGGGAGGGACAAGTCGCAGCGGCTCTGGGAGCCCCTCAGGGTGGTCTTCCAGCGGGCCCTGCGAGACGGCGCCGAGCTGGGAGAGCCCGGGGGCGGCACCCCCAACACGGTCACCATGGAGATGCAGCGCCCCTCCGGAAATGCCTCCTGA
- the LOC108395368 gene encoding mas-related G-protein coupled receptor member F isoform X3 — MSGSGGGGEGVPGARKDGVRPAALQAQAWGEPGRPQCLRTALPPRGPHDCPSASPLRRGVQAGEPSKARRIRTCGPGDGRELLLGHPPHHQEQVSGPENNPSRPASRQRNACLEELAVCVMLMCPGASEAPELYSRGFLTTEETTTLPPPVLTNYIFLLLCLCGLVGNGLVLWFFGFSIKRSPFSIYFLHLASADVGYLSNKAVFSVLNTGGFLGPFANYVRAVCRFLGLLTFVTSVSLLPAVSSERCLSVIFPTWYWHRRPKRLSAVVCTLLWTLSLLVTGIHNYFCVFLGRQASRLACRHMDTFLGILLFLVFCPLMVLPCLALVLHVECRARRRQRSAKLNHVILAMVSVFLVSSIYLGIDWFLFWVFQIPAPFPEYVTDLCICINSGAKPVIYFLAGRDKSQRLWEPLRVVFQRALRDGAELGEPGGGTPNTVTMEMQRPSGNAS, encoded by the exons ATGAGTGGGAgcgggggaggtggggagggcgtACCTGGAGCCCGGAAGGACGGGGTGAGGCCGGCAGCTCTGCAGGCGCAAGCATGGGGAGAACCTGGCAGGCCCCAGTGTCTGCGGACAG ccctgcctccgAGGGGGCCACACGACTGCCCGTCAGCCTCTCCTCTAAG GCGAGGTGTGCAGGCTGGTGAGCCGAGCAAGGCCCGAAGAATCAGGACCTGCGGGCCCGGAGATGGCCGGGAACTGCTCCTGGGacacccaccccaccaccaggAACAAG TGTCAGGACCAGAGAACAATCCTTCAAGACCAGCTTCCCGCCAGCGGAATGCCTGCCTCGAGGAACTCGCCGTTTGTGTCATGTTG ATGTGTCCCGGCGCCAGCGAGGCCCCGGAGCTCTACAGCCGTGGCTTCCTGACCACCGAGGAGACCACCACGCTGCCGCCGCCCGTGCTCACCAACTAcatcttcctgctcctctgcctgTGCGGCCTGGTGGGCAACGGGCTGGTCCTCTGGTTTTTCGGTTTCTCCATCAAGAGGAGTCCCTTCTCCATCTACTTTCTGCACCTGGCCAGCGCCGATGTCGGCTACCTCTCCAACAAGGCCGTGTTCTCCGTCCTGAACACAGGGGGCTTCCTGGGCCCATTTGCCAACTATGTCCGCGCCGTGTGCAGGTTCCTGGGGCTCCTCACGTTTGTCACCAGCGTGAGTCTCCTGCCGGCCGTCAGCTCGGAGCGCTGCCTGTCGGTCATCTTCCCCACCTGGTACTGGCACCGCCGGCCCAAACGCCTGTCGGCCGTGGTGTGCACCCTGctctggaccctgtcgctcctgGTCACCGGCATCCACAACTACTTTTGTGTGTTCCTGGGCCGCCAGGCCTCCCGGCTGGCCTGCAGGCACATGGACACCTTCCTGGGCATCCTGCTTTTCCTGGTCTTCTGCCCGCTCATGGTGCTGCCCTGCCTGGCACTCGTCCTGCACGTGGAATGCCGGGCCCGGCGGCGCCAGCGCTCCGCCAAGCTCAACCACGTCATCCTGGCCATGGTCTCGGTCTTCCTGGTGTCTTCCATCTACTTAGGCATTGACTGGTTCCTCTTCTGGGTCTTCCAGATCCCGGCCCCCTTCCCCGAGTACGTCACCGACCTGTGCATCTGTATCAACAGCGGCGCCAAGCCCGTCATCTACTTCCTGGCCGGGAGGGACAAGTCGCAGCGGCTCTGGGAGCCCCTCAGGGTGGTCTTCCAGCGGGCCCTGCGAGACGGCGCCGAGCTGGGAGAGCCCGGGGGCGGCACCCCCAACACGGTCACCATGGAGATGCAGCGCCCCTCCGGAAATGCCTCCTGA
- the LOC108395368 gene encoding mas-related G-protein coupled receptor member F isoform X9, producing the protein MCPGASEAPELYSRGFLTTEETTTLPPPVLTNYIFLLLCLCGLVGNGLVLWFFGFSIKRSPFSIYFLHLASADVGYLSNKAVFSVLNTGGFLGPFANYVRAVCRFLGLLTFVTSVSLLPAVSSERCLSVIFPTWYWHRRPKRLSAVVCTLLWTLSLLVTGIHNYFCVFLGRQASRLACRHMDTFLGILLFLVFCPLMVLPCLALVLHVECRARRRQRSAKLNHVILAMVSVFLVSSIYLGIDWFLFWVFQIPAPFPEYVTDLCICINSGAKPVIYFLAGRDKSQRLWEPLRVVFQRALRDGAELGEPGGGTPNTVTMEMQRPSGNAS; encoded by the coding sequence ATGTGTCCCGGCGCCAGCGAGGCCCCGGAGCTCTACAGCCGTGGCTTCCTGACCACCGAGGAGACCACCACGCTGCCGCCGCCCGTGCTCACCAACTAcatcttcctgctcctctgcctgTGCGGCCTGGTGGGCAACGGGCTGGTCCTCTGGTTTTTCGGTTTCTCCATCAAGAGGAGTCCCTTCTCCATCTACTTTCTGCACCTGGCCAGCGCCGATGTCGGCTACCTCTCCAACAAGGCCGTGTTCTCCGTCCTGAACACAGGGGGCTTCCTGGGCCCATTTGCCAACTATGTCCGCGCCGTGTGCAGGTTCCTGGGGCTCCTCACGTTTGTCACCAGCGTGAGTCTCCTGCCGGCCGTCAGCTCGGAGCGCTGCCTGTCGGTCATCTTCCCCACCTGGTACTGGCACCGCCGGCCCAAACGCCTGTCGGCCGTGGTGTGCACCCTGctctggaccctgtcgctcctgGTCACCGGCATCCACAACTACTTTTGTGTGTTCCTGGGCCGCCAGGCCTCCCGGCTGGCCTGCAGGCACATGGACACCTTCCTGGGCATCCTGCTTTTCCTGGTCTTCTGCCCGCTCATGGTGCTGCCCTGCCTGGCACTCGTCCTGCACGTGGAATGCCGGGCCCGGCGGCGCCAGCGCTCCGCCAAGCTCAACCACGTCATCCTGGCCATGGTCTCGGTCTTCCTGGTGTCTTCCATCTACTTAGGCATTGACTGGTTCCTCTTCTGGGTCTTCCAGATCCCGGCCCCCTTCCCCGAGTACGTCACCGACCTGTGCATCTGTATCAACAGCGGCGCCAAGCCCGTCATCTACTTCCTGGCCGGGAGGGACAAGTCGCAGCGGCTCTGGGAGCCCCTCAGGGTGGTCTTCCAGCGGGCCCTGCGAGACGGCGCCGAGCTGGGAGAGCCCGGGGGCGGCACCCCCAACACGGTCACCATGGAGATGCAGCGCCCCTCCGGAAATGCCTCCTGA
- the LOC108395368 gene encoding mas-related G-protein coupled receptor member F isoform X8, which yields MLMCPGASEAPELYSRGFLTTEETTTLPPPVLTNYIFLLLCLCGLVGNGLVLWFFGFSIKRSPFSIYFLHLASADVGYLSNKAVFSVLNTGGFLGPFANYVRAVCRFLGLLTFVTSVSLLPAVSSERCLSVIFPTWYWHRRPKRLSAVVCTLLWTLSLLVTGIHNYFCVFLGRQASRLACRHMDTFLGILLFLVFCPLMVLPCLALVLHVECRARRRQRSAKLNHVILAMVSVFLVSSIYLGIDWFLFWVFQIPAPFPEYVTDLCICINSGAKPVIYFLAGRDKSQRLWEPLRVVFQRALRDGAELGEPGGGTPNTVTMEMQRPSGNAS from the exons ATGTTG ATGTGTCCCGGCGCCAGCGAGGCCCCGGAGCTCTACAGCCGTGGCTTCCTGACCACCGAGGAGACCACCACGCTGCCGCCGCCCGTGCTCACCAACTAcatcttcctgctcctctgcctgTGCGGCCTGGTGGGCAACGGGCTGGTCCTCTGGTTTTTCGGTTTCTCCATCAAGAGGAGTCCCTTCTCCATCTACTTTCTGCACCTGGCCAGCGCCGATGTCGGCTACCTCTCCAACAAGGCCGTGTTCTCCGTCCTGAACACAGGGGGCTTCCTGGGCCCATTTGCCAACTATGTCCGCGCCGTGTGCAGGTTCCTGGGGCTCCTCACGTTTGTCACCAGCGTGAGTCTCCTGCCGGCCGTCAGCTCGGAGCGCTGCCTGTCGGTCATCTTCCCCACCTGGTACTGGCACCGCCGGCCCAAACGCCTGTCGGCCGTGGTGTGCACCCTGctctggaccctgtcgctcctgGTCACCGGCATCCACAACTACTTTTGTGTGTTCCTGGGCCGCCAGGCCTCCCGGCTGGCCTGCAGGCACATGGACACCTTCCTGGGCATCCTGCTTTTCCTGGTCTTCTGCCCGCTCATGGTGCTGCCCTGCCTGGCACTCGTCCTGCACGTGGAATGCCGGGCCCGGCGGCGCCAGCGCTCCGCCAAGCTCAACCACGTCATCCTGGCCATGGTCTCGGTCTTCCTGGTGTCTTCCATCTACTTAGGCATTGACTGGTTCCTCTTCTGGGTCTTCCAGATCCCGGCCCCCTTCCCCGAGTACGTCACCGACCTGTGCATCTGTATCAACAGCGGCGCCAAGCCCGTCATCTACTTCCTGGCCGGGAGGGACAAGTCGCAGCGGCTCTGGGAGCCCCTCAGGGTGGTCTTCCAGCGGGCCCTGCGAGACGGCGCCGAGCTGGGAGAGCCCGGGGGCGGCACCCCCAACACGGTCACCATGGAGATGCAGCGCCCCTCCGGAAATGCCTCCTGA
- the LOC108395368 gene encoding mas-related G-protein coupled receptor member F isoform X6, with the protein MSGPENNPSRPASRQRNACLEELAVCVMLMCPGASEAPELYSRGFLTTEETTTLPPPVLTNYIFLLLCLCGLVGNGLVLWFFGFSIKRSPFSIYFLHLASADVGYLSNKAVFSVLNTGGFLGPFANYVRAVCRFLGLLTFVTSVSLLPAVSSERCLSVIFPTWYWHRRPKRLSAVVCTLLWTLSLLVTGIHNYFCVFLGRQASRLACRHMDTFLGILLFLVFCPLMVLPCLALVLHVECRARRRQRSAKLNHVILAMVSVFLVSSIYLGIDWFLFWVFQIPAPFPEYVTDLCICINSGAKPVIYFLAGRDKSQRLWEPLRVVFQRALRDGAELGEPGGGTPNTVTMEMQRPSGNAS; encoded by the exons A TGTCAGGACCAGAGAACAATCCTTCAAGACCAGCTTCCCGCCAGCGGAATGCCTGCCTCGAGGAACTCGCCGTTTGTGTCATGTTG ATGTGTCCCGGCGCCAGCGAGGCCCCGGAGCTCTACAGCCGTGGCTTCCTGACCACCGAGGAGACCACCACGCTGCCGCCGCCCGTGCTCACCAACTAcatcttcctgctcctctgcctgTGCGGCCTGGTGGGCAACGGGCTGGTCCTCTGGTTTTTCGGTTTCTCCATCAAGAGGAGTCCCTTCTCCATCTACTTTCTGCACCTGGCCAGCGCCGATGTCGGCTACCTCTCCAACAAGGCCGTGTTCTCCGTCCTGAACACAGGGGGCTTCCTGGGCCCATTTGCCAACTATGTCCGCGCCGTGTGCAGGTTCCTGGGGCTCCTCACGTTTGTCACCAGCGTGAGTCTCCTGCCGGCCGTCAGCTCGGAGCGCTGCCTGTCGGTCATCTTCCCCACCTGGTACTGGCACCGCCGGCCCAAACGCCTGTCGGCCGTGGTGTGCACCCTGctctggaccctgtcgctcctgGTCACCGGCATCCACAACTACTTTTGTGTGTTCCTGGGCCGCCAGGCCTCCCGGCTGGCCTGCAGGCACATGGACACCTTCCTGGGCATCCTGCTTTTCCTGGTCTTCTGCCCGCTCATGGTGCTGCCCTGCCTGGCACTCGTCCTGCACGTGGAATGCCGGGCCCGGCGGCGCCAGCGCTCCGCCAAGCTCAACCACGTCATCCTGGCCATGGTCTCGGTCTTCCTGGTGTCTTCCATCTACTTAGGCATTGACTGGTTCCTCTTCTGGGTCTTCCAGATCCCGGCCCCCTTCCCCGAGTACGTCACCGACCTGTGCATCTGTATCAACAGCGGCGCCAAGCCCGTCATCTACTTCCTGGCCGGGAGGGACAAGTCGCAGCGGCTCTGGGAGCCCCTCAGGGTGGTCTTCCAGCGGGCCCTGCGAGACGGCGCCGAGCTGGGAGAGCCCGGGGGCGGCACCCCCAACACGGTCACCATGGAGATGCAGCGCCCCTCCGGAAATGCCTCCTGA
- the LOC108395368 gene encoding mas-related G-protein coupled receptor member F isoform X4 encodes MAQSDPTCQMHPSRPIPSVDPFGRQVYLQLRGAFVGWHAQSHQQSLPKPGRHPPVPACRFPLAWARTAGPSLCYAVSGPENNPSRPASRQRNACLEELAVCVMLMCPGASEAPELYSRGFLTTEETTTLPPPVLTNYIFLLLCLCGLVGNGLVLWFFGFSIKRSPFSIYFLHLASADVGYLSNKAVFSVLNTGGFLGPFANYVRAVCRFLGLLTFVTSVSLLPAVSSERCLSVIFPTWYWHRRPKRLSAVVCTLLWTLSLLVTGIHNYFCVFLGRQASRLACRHMDTFLGILLFLVFCPLMVLPCLALVLHVECRARRRQRSAKLNHVILAMVSVFLVSSIYLGIDWFLFWVFQIPAPFPEYVTDLCICINSGAKPVIYFLAGRDKSQRLWEPLRVVFQRALRDGAELGEPGGGTPNTVTMEMQRPSGNAS; translated from the exons ATGGCTCAGAGTGACCCGACCTGTCAGATGCACCCCAGCCGCCCCATCCCGTCAGTGGACCCATTTGGACGGCAGGTGTACCTCCAGCTGAGAGGAGCGTTCGTGGGCTGGCACGCTCAGAGCCACCAACAG AGCCTCCCAAAGCCTGGCCGGCACCCTCCGGTGCCTGCTTGCAGATTCCCCTTGGCCTGGGCCAGGACAGCAGGTCCCTCCCTCTGCTACGCAGTGTCAGGACCAGAGAACAATCCTTCAAGACCAGCTTCCCGCCAGCGGAATGCCTGCCTCGAGGAACTCGCCGTTTGTGTCATGTTG ATGTGTCCCGGCGCCAGCGAGGCCCCGGAGCTCTACAGCCGTGGCTTCCTGACCACCGAGGAGACCACCACGCTGCCGCCGCCCGTGCTCACCAACTAcatcttcctgctcctctgcctgTGCGGCCTGGTGGGCAACGGGCTGGTCCTCTGGTTTTTCGGTTTCTCCATCAAGAGGAGTCCCTTCTCCATCTACTTTCTGCACCTGGCCAGCGCCGATGTCGGCTACCTCTCCAACAAGGCCGTGTTCTCCGTCCTGAACACAGGGGGCTTCCTGGGCCCATTTGCCAACTATGTCCGCGCCGTGTGCAGGTTCCTGGGGCTCCTCACGTTTGTCACCAGCGTGAGTCTCCTGCCGGCCGTCAGCTCGGAGCGCTGCCTGTCGGTCATCTTCCCCACCTGGTACTGGCACCGCCGGCCCAAACGCCTGTCGGCCGTGGTGTGCACCCTGctctggaccctgtcgctcctgGTCACCGGCATCCACAACTACTTTTGTGTGTTCCTGGGCCGCCAGGCCTCCCGGCTGGCCTGCAGGCACATGGACACCTTCCTGGGCATCCTGCTTTTCCTGGTCTTCTGCCCGCTCATGGTGCTGCCCTGCCTGGCACTCGTCCTGCACGTGGAATGCCGGGCCCGGCGGCGCCAGCGCTCCGCCAAGCTCAACCACGTCATCCTGGCCATGGTCTCGGTCTTCCTGGTGTCTTCCATCTACTTAGGCATTGACTGGTTCCTCTTCTGGGTCTTCCAGATCCCGGCCCCCTTCCCCGAGTACGTCACCGACCTGTGCATCTGTATCAACAGCGGCGCCAAGCCCGTCATCTACTTCCTGGCCGGGAGGGACAAGTCGCAGCGGCTCTGGGAGCCCCTCAGGGTGGTCTTCCAGCGGGCCCTGCGAGACGGCGCCGAGCTGGGAGAGCCCGGGGGCGGCACCCCCAACACGGTCACCATGGAGATGCAGCGCCCCTCCGGAAATGCCTCCTGA